Proteins encoded within one genomic window of Bacillus sp. 1NLA3E:
- the recJ gene encoding single-stranded-DNA-specific exonuclease RecJ, with protein sequence MLKSKTRWKVRQSNQEKIQALKTELKISPLVASLLVNRGFETVADAHNFLFTNDQSFHDPFLMKDMEKAVARIHKAIDLQEQIFIFGDYDADGVSSTAIMMKILQELGAKVQFYIPNRFTEGYGPNEPAFRYAAENGVSLIITVDTGIAAIHEANVAKELGMDLIITDHHEPGPELPSAFAIIHPKLEDSTYPFRELAGVGVAFKLAHALYGKLPEHLLDIAVIGTIADLVSLTGENRLIATRGLQKMKNTKCVGLQALFKKTGVNPSSINEETIGFSVAPRINAAGRLESADIAVDLLLTEDMNEANSIAEEMEELNKQRQAIVNKITEEALREVEEHFPITDNSVLVIGKQGWNAGVIGIVASKLVERFYRPTIILSFDEETGLAKGSARSIAGFDLFKNLSTCKEILPHFGGHPMAAGMTLKLDDVAELRNRLNALAKQQLTEKDFIPVVNIDCSVDLTEIDLAVIQEMQMLSPYGVDNPKPKVLLDRVGLSSIRKIGSEQNHLKVTLEKSSATLDGVGFGLGHLFEHISPNANLSVIGELAINEWNNIRKPQIFLSDLAVYSWQLFDYRGVKKQQKNFDAIPADNRKWIVFHKDNLKLVPQDQQQDVLWIDSIEQARLAEIDQANLVLLDLPPSKEMIEHLLLGKKPARIYCQFFKRDSDFFSTIPTRDHFKWFYAFLAKRGSFNMKQQGNDLAKHRGWTNETIEFMSQVFFELDFVTINNGLISLQAQAKKRDLTESSTYQLKMAQYSLENDLLYSSFQQLKGWFDGVIQESVNNEEEILEWI encoded by the coding sequence ATGTTAAAATCAAAAACAAGATGGAAGGTTCGTCAGTCAAATCAAGAAAAAATCCAGGCATTGAAAACAGAACTTAAAATTTCTCCTCTTGTTGCATCATTACTCGTCAATCGAGGATTTGAAACGGTTGCAGATGCACATAATTTTTTATTTACGAATGACCAATCCTTTCACGACCCTTTTTTAATGAAAGATATGGAGAAGGCTGTCGCTAGAATTCATAAAGCCATAGATTTACAAGAGCAAATATTCATATTCGGAGATTACGATGCTGATGGTGTCAGTAGTACAGCGATTATGATGAAGATTCTTCAGGAGCTGGGGGCAAAGGTTCAATTCTATATTCCAAACCGTTTTACGGAAGGATATGGTCCGAATGAACCGGCTTTTCGTTATGCAGCAGAAAATGGAGTTAGCTTGATCATTACCGTTGATACAGGGATCGCGGCCATTCATGAAGCTAATGTGGCTAAAGAACTTGGGATGGACTTGATCATAACTGACCATCATGAGCCCGGACCGGAACTTCCGAGCGCATTCGCGATCATCCATCCAAAATTAGAAGATAGCACATATCCATTTCGTGAATTAGCTGGTGTCGGTGTGGCCTTTAAGTTGGCACATGCACTATACGGAAAATTACCAGAGCATTTGCTCGATATCGCTGTAATTGGGACAATCGCTGACCTTGTCTCACTTACAGGAGAAAATCGCCTCATTGCTACCCGTGGGCTTCAGAAAATGAAGAATACAAAATGCGTCGGTCTTCAAGCACTTTTTAAGAAAACAGGTGTTAACCCGTCGAGTATAAATGAAGAGACAATCGGCTTTTCAGTTGCACCAAGAATAAATGCTGCGGGCCGTTTAGAAAGTGCCGATATCGCAGTTGATTTACTTTTAACAGAAGATATGAATGAGGCTAATAGTATTGCTGAGGAAATGGAAGAGCTCAATAAACAGCGTCAAGCCATTGTTAATAAAATTACTGAAGAAGCGCTTCGAGAAGTAGAAGAACACTTCCCCATCACAGATAACTCGGTATTGGTCATTGGAAAACAAGGCTGGAACGCTGGTGTAATAGGAATCGTGGCTTCAAAGCTCGTGGAAAGGTTTTATCGTCCAACGATTATTCTTAGTTTTGACGAAGAAACCGGCTTAGCAAAAGGATCGGCACGAAGTATCGCTGGATTTGATTTGTTTAAAAATCTGTCAACATGCAAGGAGATTCTTCCTCATTTTGGCGGACATCCGATGGCAGCGGGAATGACACTAAAACTTGATGACGTTGCTGAGCTTCGGAATCGATTAAATGCTCTTGCCAAACAGCAACTGACAGAAAAAGATTTCATTCCAGTTGTAAACATTGATTGTTCCGTCGACTTAACTGAAATAGATTTAGCAGTCATTCAAGAAATGCAGATGCTATCGCCTTATGGTGTTGACAATCCAAAACCAAAGGTTCTACTCGATCGTGTCGGGCTGTCTTCAATAAGAAAAATTGGTTCTGAACAAAACCATTTGAAGGTTACTTTAGAAAAGTCTTCTGCCACACTTGATGGAGTTGGCTTTGGTCTTGGACATTTATTTGAACATATTTCTCCCAATGCCAATTTATCCGTCATTGGTGAATTAGCAATAAACGAATGGAATAACATAAGAAAGCCACAAATCTTTCTGTCAGATTTAGCTGTTTATTCTTGGCAGCTTTTTGATTATCGTGGGGTAAAAAAACAACAAAAGAATTTTGATGCAATTCCTGCTGACAATCGAAAATGGATTGTTTTTCACAAAGACAATCTTAAACTCGTTCCACAGGATCAGCAACAGGATGTGTTATGGATTGATTCTATTGAACAAGCCCGATTAGCGGAAATTGATCAGGCAAATTTGGTATTGTTGGATTTGCCACCTTCAAAAGAAATGATTGAACATTTATTGTTAGGTAAAAAACCGGCACGGATTTATTGTCAGTTCTTCAAACGTGACAGTGATTTTTTCAGTACGATTCCAACCCGGGACCACTTTAAGTGGTTTTACGCTTTTCTTGCAAAAAGAGGGTCTTTTAATATGAAGCAGCAAGGTAATGATTTAGCAAAACATCGAGGTTGGACAAATGAAACAATCGAATTTATGTCACAGGTGTTTTTTGAATTGGACTTTGTTACAATAAATAATGGACTCATTTCATTGCAGGCACAGGCAAAGAAACGGGATTTAACAGAATCAAGTACTTATCAGTTAAAAATGGCACAATATTCTCTTGAAAATGATTTATTGTATTCTTCGTTTCAGCAGTTAAAAGGCTGGTTCGATGGAGTCATTCAAGAGTCGGTTAATAATGAGGAGGAAATACTAGAATGGATTTAA
- the secDF gene encoding protein translocase subunit SecDF, which produces MVKRNRIVVFFLLIILVGGLMGTTTKNIIDRIKLGLDLQGGFEVLYQVKPAEKGQVINKDMMASTAKALDKRINVLGVSEPNIQIEGKDRIRIQLAGVEDQNKAREILSTQANLSFRDVNDKLMMDGSDLSPGGAKQTFDENGKPSVSLTLKSADKFKKVTQEIVNMGSPNNLLVIWLDFEEGKDSFKAEIAKKDPKYLSAPRVSQVFNQKTVSIVGDFTLDEAKTLSSLLDAGALPVKLTEIYSTSVGAKFGEQALNNTVLAGIVGVVIIFLFMLLYYRLPGAVACISLSVYIYLILLVFDWMNGVLTLPGIAALILGVGIAVDANIITDERLKEELRVGKSLKSAFQAGNKISFKAIFDGHITTFIAASVLFFYGNSSVKGFATMLIVSILGSFLTAVYLSRLLTGLLVHSGLFNKKLGWFGVKLSEIHNIKENFDTIDLPTKFDKFDFVKHHKKFFAFSGILTVLGIIFLIVFHLNLSIDFSSGTRVEIMAKDTINLAEVKQELKSLHLNAEDIVPSGKNHEVAVARLKGVLSKDEISTLKSHFKDKFGAEPNVGTVSSTVGKELAKNAIIAVAIASIGIIIYVTLRFEMYMALAAIVALLHDAFLIVTVFSITRLEVDLTFIAAVLTIIGYSINDTIVTFDRMRENMHKKKRLKTFDDIVDVVNTSLRQTLRRSVNTVLTVIITVVALLIFGSDSIQNFSIALLIGLITGMYSSIFIAAQLWLVWKGKELKKKGIIRTVKEKRKYSDQPQV; this is translated from the coding sequence ATGGTAAAACGGAATCGCATTGTTGTTTTCTTCCTGCTAATCATTCTAGTAGGCGGTTTGATGGGAACAACAACAAAAAATATCATCGACCGGATTAAACTGGGCTTGGATCTTCAAGGTGGTTTTGAGGTCTTATACCAAGTAAAACCAGCAGAAAAGGGTCAAGTAATTAACAAAGATATGATGGCCAGTACGGCTAAGGCTTTAGATAAACGGATCAACGTTTTAGGCGTAAGTGAGCCGAATATTCAAATCGAAGGAAAAGATCGAATTCGGATTCAATTAGCAGGGGTTGAAGACCAAAATAAAGCCCGTGAGATTTTATCCACTCAGGCGAATTTATCATTTCGCGATGTAAACGATAAATTAATGATGGATGGGTCAGATCTTTCACCAGGCGGGGCAAAGCAAACCTTTGATGAAAATGGAAAGCCGAGTGTCTCATTAACATTAAAGAGTGCTGATAAATTTAAAAAAGTAACCCAAGAAATTGTTAACATGGGTTCTCCAAACAATTTACTTGTTATCTGGCTTGATTTTGAAGAGGGAAAAGATTCTTTCAAAGCGGAAATTGCTAAGAAGGATCCGAAGTACTTATCTGCACCACGAGTAAGCCAAGTATTTAATCAAAAAACCGTATCTATTGTTGGGGATTTCACGCTTGATGAAGCAAAGACTTTATCTTCTTTATTAGATGCAGGGGCACTACCGGTTAAACTTACTGAAATTTACTCAACATCAGTGGGAGCGAAATTTGGGGAACAGGCTTTAAATAATACAGTTTTGGCAGGAATTGTGGGCGTTGTAATCATTTTCCTGTTTATGCTACTTTATTATCGCCTTCCAGGAGCAGTTGCTTGTATCTCGTTATCAGTTTATATTTATTTAATCTTGTTGGTGTTTGATTGGATGAATGGAGTTCTGACCCTCCCAGGTATCGCAGCGTTAATTCTCGGGGTAGGGATAGCTGTGGATGCCAATATCATCACGGATGAGCGATTAAAAGAAGAATTAAGGGTAGGGAAATCTTTGAAATCGGCCTTTCAGGCTGGGAATAAAATTTCCTTTAAGGCTATTTTTGATGGACACATCACGACATTTATTGCTGCAAGTGTCTTGTTCTTCTATGGGAACAGTTCAGTAAAAGGGTTTGCAACGATGTTAATCGTCAGCATTCTTGGTAGCTTCCTTACAGCTGTCTATTTATCGAGATTATTGACGGGTCTATTGGTACACAGTGGATTGTTTAATAAAAAGCTGGGCTGGTTTGGCGTTAAGCTTAGCGAAATTCATAATATAAAAGAAAACTTTGACACGATTGATTTACCGACCAAGTTTGATAAATTTGATTTTGTTAAACATCACAAAAAGTTTTTTGCATTTTCTGGGATTTTAACAGTTTTAGGGATTATCTTCTTAATTGTATTCCATTTGAACCTTTCGATAGATTTTTCAAGTGGAACAAGAGTCGAAATTATGGCTAAGGATACAATTAACTTGGCTGAGGTAAAACAGGAATTAAAATCGCTGCATTTAAATGCTGAAGATATCGTCCCTTCTGGGAAAAATCATGAAGTCGCCGTTGCCCGTTTAAAAGGGGTCTTATCAAAGGATGAGATTTCAACACTGAAATCCCATTTCAAAGATAAGTTTGGGGCAGAACCAAACGTTGGGACTGTTTCCTCAACAGTTGGGAAGGAATTGGCGAAAAATGCAATCATTGCTGTAGCCATTGCTTCAATCGGGATTATCATTTATGTAACATTACGGTTTGAAATGTACATGGCGCTTGCCGCGATTGTGGCATTGCTACACGATGCATTCCTCATCGTGACGGTGTTCAGTATCACAAGGCTTGAAGTAGATTTGACCTTTATTGCTGCTGTTTTGACCATTATTGGTTATTCCATTAATGATACGATTGTTACGTTTGATAGAATGCGCGAAAATATGCATAAGAAAAAGCGCTTGAAGACTTTTGATGATATTGTTGATGTTGTGAATACAAGTCTTCGCCAAACACTTCGACGCTCAGTGAATACGGTGTTAACGGTAATCATCACGGTAGTGGCATTGTTGATTTTCGGAAGTGACTCAATCCAAAACTTCTCTATCGCTTTGTTAATCGGTTTGATCACTGGAATGTATTCCTCTATCTTTATTGCCGCACAATTATGGCTGGTTTGGAAAGGTAAGGAATTGAAGAAAAAAGGTATTATCCGTACGGTTAAGGAAAAACGCAAATACTCCGATCAACCGCAAGTTTAA
- a CDS encoding post-transcriptional regulator, translating to MNFGHDYDCFHEAVYPALKSKLEEFMLLGYATISERELWTYLTNKKWRKCKEDIHLYEIVQDILSVQIGDYMNFATVEAFKQPDFSFESEEDRKELLK from the coding sequence ATGAATTTTGGCCATGACTATGATTGTTTTCATGAAGCAGTGTATCCAGCATTAAAAAGTAAATTGGAAGAGTTTATGCTACTTGGTTATGCAACGATATCGGAGCGGGAATTATGGACTTATTTAACAAATAAGAAGTGGCGAAAGTGTAAGGAAGACATTCACTTATATGAAATTGTCCAGGATATTTTATCTGTTCAAATCGGTGATTATATGAATTTTGCAACAGTGGAAGCATTTAAACAGCCTGATTTTTCATTTGAAAGTGAAGAGGATCGCAAGGAGTTGCTAAAATAG
- the spoVB gene encoding stage V sporulation protein B has protein sequence MSKFLRGTIILLIAGFLTRVLGFINRIVIARFIGEEGVGLYMMAFPTLILVITITQLGLPVAISKNVAEAEAKGDYGKIKKILVVSLAITICLSILFTPALIYLAPYLSKTLFTDPRTHLPLLAIAPIVPIVAISSVIRGYFQGRQNMKPAAISQILEQIVRITLIAVLTKTFLPYGIEYAAAAAMFSSVIGELVSLIYLVTSFKIKKRFKLRKDFFKFIHSGKETFNELMTIALPTTGSRMIGSVSWFFEPIVVAHSLALAGVATVAATKQYGALTGYAMPLLLLPSFITYSLATSLVPAISEANSNNDKKLIEYRLQQALRFTFLTGGISVVLLFVLADPLMKVMYGSTSGSQFIKIMAPFFLFYYYQGPLQAALQALNLARAAMINSLIGAVVKTAVIFLLARQPSFGINGAALGIITGFVLVTFLHFATVLKKISFSFYVREYLKTFIVIGLTTWCGFWIMDHFTITAPLYVKVIIATFEMSILYVILLFVFKLVYKDDVKRIPWIGRPLSKWIFH, from the coding sequence ATGTCTAAGTTTTTAAGAGGAACGATTATACTATTAATCGCTGGTTTCCTAACAAGAGTATTAGGCTTTATCAACCGGATTGTTATTGCCCGGTTTATCGGAGAAGAAGGTGTCGGACTTTATATGATGGCTTTTCCGACTCTTATCTTAGTCATCACAATTACCCAACTGGGGTTACCCGTTGCCATTTCCAAAAATGTTGCGGAAGCTGAGGCAAAAGGTGATTACGGAAAAATAAAAAAGATTTTAGTTGTTTCTTTGGCTATCACGATTTGTTTATCGATCCTTTTCACCCCTGCGCTGATCTATTTAGCACCGTATTTATCAAAAACCTTATTTACTGATCCAAGAACTCATTTGCCACTACTCGCTATCGCCCCGATTGTTCCAATCGTCGCCATATCATCAGTTATTCGCGGTTACTTCCAAGGAAGACAAAATATGAAGCCGGCAGCAATTTCGCAAATATTGGAGCAAATCGTTCGCATCACCTTAATTGCTGTTTTAACCAAAACATTTTTACCTTATGGAATTGAATATGCCGCAGCCGCAGCCATGTTCTCCTCTGTAATTGGAGAATTAGTCTCTCTTATTTATTTAGTGACTTCTTTTAAAATAAAGAAGCGTTTTAAATTGCGTAAGGATTTCTTTAAATTTATTCATTCAGGAAAAGAAACCTTTAACGAGCTGATGACCATCGCGCTACCAACAACAGGAAGCCGGATGATCGGTTCGGTTTCTTGGTTTTTTGAACCAATTGTTGTCGCGCACAGTCTTGCACTTGCAGGAGTAGCCACGGTCGCGGCTACAAAACAATATGGGGCATTGACTGGTTACGCGATGCCGCTTTTGTTACTTCCATCCTTTATCACCTACTCATTAGCCACTTCACTTGTTCCAGCAATTAGTGAGGCCAACTCTAACAATGATAAAAAATTGATCGAGTATCGCCTCCAACAAGCACTCAGGTTCACGTTTCTAACTGGTGGTATCTCTGTTGTCTTACTGTTTGTATTGGCTGATCCACTGATGAAGGTGATGTATGGCTCCACAAGTGGATCGCAATTTATTAAAATTATGGCCCCATTTTTTTTATTTTATTACTATCAAGGTCCATTGCAAGCAGCCCTGCAGGCTCTAAACTTAGCAAGGGCCGCCATGATCAACAGTCTCATTGGGGCAGTAGTAAAGACTGCAGTCATTTTTCTGCTGGCAAGGCAACCTAGCTTCGGGATCAACGGGGCCGCATTAGGGATTATAACCGGGTTTGTCCTGGTAACTTTTCTCCATTTTGCCACCGTTTTAAAAAAAATTTCGTTTTCTTTTTATGTCCGTGAATATTTAAAAACGTTTATTGTTATCGGACTTACTACATGGTGCGGATTTTGGATAATGGATCATTTCACAATCACAGCACCACTTTATGTCAAAGTCATCATTGCTACATTCGAAATGTCCATTCTTTACGTAATTCTCCTATTCGTTTTCAAATTAGTATATAAGGATGATGTCAAACGTATCCCTTGGATTGGAAGACCACTATCTAAATGGATATTCCACTAA
- a CDS encoding DUF421 domain-containing protein, translating into MAEYFIIIFRTLLLYLLILMMFRLMGKREIGELSLLDLVVFMMIAEMAAVSIENTHEPIMRTILPMLLLMVVQIVFAFISIKSKKFRDLIDGKPTIIINKGKIDETAMRKQRYNFDDLLLQLREKDIPNIADVEFAILETSGKLSVIEKEKNNGQTKSGGYSVPLIIDGTIQENNLVTINKTNLWLRQQLRQKGYSNTKDISFCSYQDGDFFIDIKDKQ; encoded by the coding sequence ATGGCGGAGTATTTCATTATAATATTTAGAACATTGCTGCTTTATTTGCTCATTTTAATGATGTTTCGCTTAATGGGTAAACGGGAAATTGGCGAATTAAGTTTGTTAGATTTAGTTGTATTTATGATGATTGCTGAAATGGCAGCAGTGTCGATTGAAAATACACATGAACCAATTATGCGCACAATTCTACCAATGCTACTATTGATGGTGGTACAAATTGTGTTTGCTTTTATTTCTATTAAAAGTAAGAAGTTTCGTGACCTTATTGATGGGAAACCAACGATTATTATTAATAAGGGGAAAATTGATGAAACTGCAATGAGAAAACAACGCTATAATTTTGATGACCTCCTTTTACAATTAAGAGAGAAAGACATTCCTAACATAGCGGATGTTGAATTTGCTATTCTCGAAACTTCTGGTAAACTGTCGGTTATCGAAAAAGAAAAGAATAACGGCCAAACAAAAAGTGGTGGATATTCAGTTCCCTTAATCATTGATGGAACAATTCAAGAAAATAATCTTGTGACGATAAACAAAACAAATCTATGGTTAAGGCAGCAATTACGTCAAAAAGGATATTCAAATACAAAGGATATTTCGTTTTGTAGCTATCAAGATGGTGATTTTTTTATCGATATAAAGGATAAACAATAG
- a CDS encoding TIGR04086 family membrane protein has product MNITSKQFGLAVLHGLATILIIAIVSSLISAFILKFSSIQEASLQVVITAVSFISLFLGGFISGGKGKEKGWMLGGATGLLNSIILFLFQYLGLNSLFDKEQLIYHTCFILIAMMGGILGVNLTSSKTRTV; this is encoded by the coding sequence ATGAACATTACATCTAAACAATTCGGTCTAGCCGTATTACACGGATTAGCTACAATTTTGATCATTGCCATTGTAAGCAGCCTAATTTCTGCCTTCATTCTAAAATTTTCTTCTATTCAGGAAGCTAGTTTACAGGTTGTAATTACGGCTGTGTCCTTTATTTCATTATTTCTTGGAGGTTTTATTTCAGGAGGCAAAGGAAAGGAAAAAGGCTGGATGCTTGGGGGAGCCACTGGATTACTAAACTCAATCATCTTATTCCTTTTTCAGTATCTTGGGCTTAATAGTTTATTTGACAAAGAGCAGCTCATTTACCACACCTGCTTCATCTTAATCGCCATGATGGGCGGCATTCTAGGAGTGAATCTTACCTCATCAAAAACTAGGACGGTATAA
- the yajC gene encoding preprotein translocase subunit YajC, which translates to MQGGLLGTVGPLILMFALFYFLLIRPQQKKQKSVAQMQNELKKGDKIVTIGGLHGIIDALDEGTFVIKCGDGSRLTYDRNAVREVTEKLEDKTIK; encoded by the coding sequence ATGCAAGGAGGATTACTTGGAACAGTTGGTCCACTTATTCTAATGTTTGCTTTGTTTTACTTTTTATTGATTCGTCCTCAACAAAAGAAACAAAAATCAGTAGCACAAATGCAAAATGAGTTGAAAAAAGGGGACAAAATCGTTACGATTGGTGGTCTGCATGGTATTATTGATGCTTTAGACGAAGGAACTTTTGTCATTAAATGTGGCGATGGAAGCCGTCTTACATATGATCGTAATGCAGTACGCGAAGTAACAGAAAAACTCGAAGATAAAACGATTAAATAA
- the tgt gene encoding tRNA guanosine(34) transglycosylase Tgt, translating to MSAITYELIKTCKQTGARLGRVHTPHGSFDTPAFMPVGTLATVKTMSPEDIKSMGAGIILSNTYHLWLRPGNEIVKEAGGLHKFMNWDRAILTDSGGFQVFSLSDFRKIEEEGVHFRNHLNGDKLFLSPEKAMQIQNDLGSDIMMAFDECPPFPATFEYMKKSVERTSRWAERCLTGHQRPNDQGLFGIVQGGEYEELRKLSAKDLVSLDFPGYAIGGLSVGEPKDVMNRVLEFTTPLLPTDKPRYLMGVGSPDSLIDGAIRGIDMFDCVLPTRIARNGTLMTSSGRLVVKNAKFARDFGPIDEECDCYTCKNYSRAYIRHLIRCDETFGIRLTTYHNLYFLLKLMEQVRQAIREDRLGDFKEEFFEKYGFNKPDAKNF from the coding sequence TTGTCTGCGATAACCTATGAATTAATTAAAACATGTAAACAAACAGGAGCACGACTTGGGCGTGTCCATACACCGCATGGTTCTTTTGATACACCTGCATTTATGCCGGTTGGGACATTAGCTACTGTCAAAACCATGTCTCCCGAAGACATTAAATCGATGGGAGCAGGAATTATTTTGAGTAACACCTATCATTTATGGCTCCGACCAGGAAATGAAATTGTCAAAGAAGCTGGTGGACTGCATAAATTTATGAACTGGGACCGGGCAATTTTGACGGATTCAGGAGGTTTTCAGGTCTTTAGTTTAAGTGATTTTCGCAAGATCGAAGAGGAAGGCGTTCACTTCCGAAATCATTTAAACGGTGATAAATTATTTTTATCACCTGAGAAAGCAATGCAAATTCAAAATGATCTTGGTTCTGATATTATGATGGCTTTTGATGAATGTCCGCCGTTTCCAGCCACATTTGAGTACATGAAGAAGTCGGTTGAAAGAACCTCAAGATGGGCCGAGCGTTGCTTAACAGGTCACCAACGACCAAATGATCAAGGCTTGTTCGGAATCGTCCAAGGGGGCGAATACGAAGAACTAAGGAAATTGAGTGCAAAAGACCTAGTTTCTTTAGATTTCCCTGGTTACGCAATCGGGGGGCTTTCGGTTGGGGAACCAAAGGATGTCATGAATCGGGTCCTCGAGTTTACAACACCGTTATTGCCAACGGATAAACCAAGATATTTAATGGGGGTAGGCTCTCCTGATTCATTAATTGACGGAGCTATTCGTGGGATTGATATGTTTGACTGTGTGTTGCCAACGAGGATTGCTCGTAATGGGACGTTGATGACAAGCTCGGGTAGATTGGTTGTTAAAAATGCCAAATTTGCTCGTGATTTTGGGCCGATTGATGAGGAATGTGATTGTTACACTTGTAAAAATTACAGTCGCGCTTATATTCGTCATCTCATTCGATGTGACGAAACATTCGGAATACGGTTAACAACTTACCATAACTTATATTTTCTGTTAAAATTAATGGAGCAGGTCAGACAAGCTATTCGAGAAGACCGCTTAGGTGACTTTAAAGAAGAGTTTTTTGAAAAATACGGCTTCAATAAGCCTGATGCAAAAAACTTTTAA
- the queA gene encoding tRNA preQ1(34) S-adenosylmethionine ribosyltransferase-isomerase QueA produces MKVDLFDFDLPEELIAQVPLVNRSDSRLMILNKQTGEIKHEIFKDITDHFQAGDCLVLNDTKVLPARLFGSKEETGANVEVLLLKQVEGDRWETLVKPAKRIKEGTKITFGDGRLTAICVGTSDHGGRTLDFGYDGIFYEVLDTLGEMPLPPYIKEQLEDRDRYQTVFARERGSAAAPTAGLHFTESLLNELRDKGVDIAFITLHVGLGTFRPVSVNDINEHEMHAEFYQMTEETAQLLNRVRDQGGRIISVGTTSTRTLETIASAHDGKFAQASGWTNIFIYPGYQFKAIDGMITNFHLPKSTLIMLISALAGRENVLRAYEKAVAEKYRFFSFGDAMLIV; encoded by the coding sequence ATGAAAGTAGATTTGTTTGATTTTGATTTACCGGAAGAATTGATTGCACAAGTTCCACTTGTCAATCGTTCCGACAGTAGACTTATGATTTTAAATAAGCAAACCGGAGAAATAAAACATGAAATTTTTAAAGATATTACCGATCATTTCCAAGCAGGAGATTGTCTTGTCTTAAATGATACAAAAGTCCTTCCAGCCCGATTATTTGGTTCAAAAGAAGAAACTGGAGCCAATGTTGAGGTATTGTTGTTAAAGCAAGTCGAAGGGGATCGTTGGGAAACCCTTGTCAAACCAGCAAAACGGATAAAGGAAGGTACGAAAATTACCTTTGGAGACGGACGCCTTACTGCTATATGTGTCGGGACTTCGGATCACGGCGGAAGAACCCTTGATTTTGGGTATGATGGTATTTTTTATGAGGTACTCGATACATTGGGAGAGATGCCGTTGCCACCTTATATTAAAGAGCAATTAGAGGATCGGGATCGCTATCAAACCGTTTTTGCACGAGAGCGTGGCTCGGCAGCAGCACCAACGGCAGGTCTTCATTTTACAGAAAGCCTTTTAAACGAATTAAGGGACAAAGGTGTTGATATTGCGTTTATCACTTTGCATGTTGGACTTGGAACATTCCGGCCTGTTAGTGTAAATGATATAAACGAGCACGAAATGCATGCTGAGTTTTACCAAATGACTGAGGAAACAGCTCAATTATTGAACAGGGTAAGAGATCAGGGAGGCCGGATTATTTCTGTTGGTACAACCTCGACGCGGACGCTTGAAACCATTGCCTCAGCGCATGACGGGAAGTTTGCCCAAGCTAGTGGCTGGACCAATATTTTCATTTATCCAGGCTATCAATTTAAGGCAATTGATGGGATGATTACTAACTTTCATTTACCTAAATCAACATTAATTATGCTGATTAGTGCATTGGCGGGGCGAGAGAATGTCCTGCGTGCCTACGAAAAAGCTGTTGCTGAAAAATACCGATTTTTCAGCTTCGGTGATGCAATGTTAATCGTTTAA